DNA from Halobaculum sp. XH14:
GCCGCGGCGACGACCTCCCCAGACCGCGGCGGCTGCTGGTGGGCGCGCTGCTGGTCGGGGTCGCACAGTCGCTCTGGGCGGTGTACTGGTACCGCGGGGCCGAGACGTTCGTGCTCTACCGGGCGGTCGGGCTCGCGCTCGTGCTGCTGTTCGCCGTGCTGCTCGCGGCGCTCACGGTCGGGGAGTGGGAGCCGGTCACGCTCCGCCCCGCACGGACCTTCGTCCGGACGCTGACCGCCCAGAACGCCGCGGTGCTGTGTCTGGTCGTCGTCACCGCGGCGCTCGCGGGACCGGCGGTGCCGGTGAACCTCACGACCGTCGGCGACGAGCCGCTCCCGGGCGAGCCCGTCGAGGTTCGCGGCTACAGCGTGACGTACGCCGAGAACGTCGAGAACGGGATGGTGTCGGTCGTCGACGTCGAGGCGTTCGGCGAGACGACGAGCGTGAACACGTCGGGCGTCGTCGTTCGCAACCCCGACAGGGGGATCTGGATGACGGAGACCACGAAGGGGCGGCTGGCGTTCTCGGGCCGGTCGCGCGTGGTGCTGGGCGGGCTCGGCTGGCGGGAGACGGTCGTCGCGGATCGTGAGGGCTACACCGCGGTCGGCGGCGGCACCGCCTATCGGGTGACGCTCGAACACGACGGGCGGGAGCGGGTCGCCTACACCTCCCCCCCGGCCACGGCGGAACCGTACATCGCGGGCCGGAACGTCTCCGTCCTGGTGAACGAGTCGTCGTTCTCGCTCGCGGTCAAACGGGACGAGGAGATCGCTCACGCGCCGATCCCCGGCGAGAACGAGACGGTGACCGCGGCCGGGCTCTCGTTCGTCA
Protein-coding regions in this window:
- a CDS encoding rhomboid family intramembrane serine protease; translation: MDSVALAMRAAVVLAALVASVGVALLERKRGGDAPGLGTLLRRRFVLGVPWGTLTTAALVLAVYLFVQGGFGHWYSPVVLPFRAWSYLAPLGVLFAGLSHVGPGHLLGNLMGTLVLAPLAEYAFGHYAAGRGESTFGSPRRNPYVRAFLVFPAIAVLLALVSAAFSLGAVIGFSGVVFSFAGVALLYYPLATVIALSATSALNLAYQSLRQPIVVASSRPAYVSPGWADVAIQGHALGLLAGVLLAATLASRRGDDLPRPRRLLVGALLVGVAQSLWAVYWYRGAETFVLYRAVGLALVLLFAVLLAALTVGEWEPVTLRPARTFVRTLTAQNAAVLCLVVVTAALAGPAVPVNLTTVGDEPLPGEPVEVRGYSVTYAENVENGMVSVVDVEAFGETTSVNTSGVVVRNPDRGIWMTETTKGRLAFSGRSRVVLGGLGWRETVVADREGYTAVGGGTAYRVTLEHDGRERVAYTSPPATAEPYIAGRNVSVLVNESSFSLAVKRDEEIAHAPIPGENETVTAAGLSFVRDGNAVFALTADNATRVRVASRETYN